A single window of Oerskovia paurometabola DNA harbors:
- a CDS encoding metal-dependent transcriptional regulator, translating into MTDLIDTTEMYLKTIYELDEEGIVPLRARIAERLGHSGPTVSQTVARMERDGLVVVTGDRHLELTPEGHAKAQRVMRKHRLAERLLTDVIKLDWEFVHVEACRWEHVMSELVEKRLIGLLDHPHHDPYGNPIPGLSELGEDIVEIEYLDGVVSLPAYVAAADRAGRAPGALRVVVQRIAEPLQTDTDLLARLAAAGILPRQEVTITPEAGSYTVSAQGAETVLDLPDDVARHLFVTAP; encoded by the coding sequence GTGACCGACCTGATCGACACCACCGAGATGTATCTGAAGACGATCTATGAGCTGGACGAGGAGGGGATCGTCCCTCTGCGTGCGCGGATCGCGGAGCGGTTGGGTCATTCGGGTCCGACGGTCTCGCAGACGGTGGCGCGCATGGAGCGTGATGGTCTGGTCGTGGTGACCGGGGACCGTCATCTTGAGCTCACTCCTGAGGGTCATGCGAAGGCGCAGCGGGTGATGCGTAAGCACCGGTTGGCGGAGCGGTTGCTGACGGACGTGATCAAGCTCGACTGGGAGTTCGTGCACGTCGAGGCGTGCCGGTGGGAGCACGTGATGAGCGAGCTCGTGGAGAAGCGGTTGATCGGTCTGCTGGACCACCCGCACCACGACCCGTACGGCAACCCGATCCCGGGCCTGTCGGAGCTGGGCGAGGACATCGTGGAGATCGAGTACCTCGACGGGGTCGTGTCGCTGCCCGCGTACGTGGCCGCGGCCGACCGTGCCGGGCGCGCCCCCGGGGCGCTGCGCGTGGTCGTGCAGCGCATCGCCGAGCCCCTGCAGACCGACACGGACCTGCTCGCGCGCCTGGCGGCCGCGGGCATCCTGCCCCGCCAGGAGGTCACGATCACCCCCGAGGCCGGGTCGTACACGGTTTCCGCGCAGGGCGCCGAGACCGTCCTGGACCTGCCCGACGACGTCGCGCGCCACCTCTTCGTCACCGCACCCTGA
- the serC gene encoding phosphoserine transaminase, giving the protein MPEPTQITVPPHLLPSDGRFGCGPSKVREAQVRALTKAGTSLLGTSHRQAPVKSLVGRIRSGLADLFDAPEGYEVVLGNGGSSAFWDVATLCLVRERAQHAAFGEFGAKFATATTRAPFLEASQVITAPPGSVAVPEAADGIDVYAWPHNETSTGAMAPVRRVAGSREQGALTLVDATSGAGALPVDLAETDVYYFAPQKVFGSDGGLWVAIMSPDAVARAQEIESGDRWVPEFLSLGAAITNSRQDQTLNTPAVATLVTFAEQVDWLNEQGGLAWASARSASSARTLYSWADSRDWATPFVTRPEDRSTVVGTIDLDESIDATQVIAALRANGILDVFPYRKLGRNQLRIGMFPAIEPADVELLTRSIDFVVDALA; this is encoded by the coding sequence GTGCCTGAGCCCACCCAGATCACCGTCCCCCCGCACCTGCTGCCCAGCGACGGCCGCTTCGGCTGCGGCCCGTCCAAGGTTCGCGAGGCGCAGGTCCGCGCGCTCACGAAGGCGGGCACGTCCCTGCTGGGGACCTCCCACCGTCAGGCACCGGTCAAGTCCCTGGTCGGTCGGATCCGGTCGGGCCTCGCCGACCTGTTCGACGCCCCGGAGGGCTACGAGGTCGTCCTGGGCAACGGCGGGTCGTCGGCGTTCTGGGACGTCGCGACGCTGTGCCTGGTGCGCGAGCGCGCCCAGCACGCGGCGTTCGGCGAGTTCGGCGCCAAGTTCGCGACCGCGACCACGCGTGCACCCTTCCTCGAGGCCTCGCAGGTCATCACCGCTCCCCCGGGGTCGGTCGCCGTCCCCGAGGCCGCGGACGGGATCGACGTCTACGCCTGGCCCCACAACGAGACCTCGACGGGGGCCATGGCCCCCGTGCGCCGTGTCGCGGGTTCCCGCGAGCAGGGGGCACTCACCCTGGTCGACGCGACGTCGGGCGCGGGCGCCCTCCCGGTCGACCTCGCGGAGACGGACGTCTACTACTTCGCGCCGCAGAAGGTCTTCGGGTCCGACGGCGGGCTGTGGGTCGCGATCATGTCGCCCGACGCCGTCGCGCGCGCCCAGGAGATCGAGTCCGGTGACCGCTGGGTCCCCGAGTTCCTCTCGCTCGGCGCGGCGATCACGAACTCCCGCCAGGACCAGACCCTCAACACCCCGGCGGTCGCGACGCTCGTGACGTTCGCCGAGCAGGTGGACTGGCTCAACGAGCAGGGCGGCCTCGCGTGGGCGAGCGCCCGGTCCGCGTCGTCGGCCCGGACCCTCTACTCCTGGGCCGACTCCCGCGACTGGGCCACCCCCTTCGTGACGCGCCCCGAGGACCGGTCCACGGTCGTCGGGACGATCGACCTCGACGAGTCGATCGACGCGACACAGGTCATCGCCGCCCTGCGTGCCAACGGGATCCTCGACGTGTTCCCCTACCGCAAGCTCGGGCGCAACCAGCTCCGCATCGGGATGTTCCCCGCGATCGAGCCGGCGGACGTCGAGCTGCTCACCCGAAGCATCGACTTCGTCGTCGACGCCCTGGCCTGA
- the rocD gene encoding ornithine--oxo-acid transaminase: MSTVQPIDVEASSRATDHLAHNYHPLPVTIATGEGAWVTDVDGRRYLDLLAGYSALNFGHRHPALIEAATEQLGRVTLTSRAFDHDLLHPFADRLTRLVGPLVKGGGPGATPMMVPMNTGAEAVETAIKIARKWGYEVKGVPAGRASIVVGHGNFHGRTTTIVSFSDDPDARDGYDPFTPGFRLVPYGDAQAVADAIDETTVAVLMEPIQGESGVVVPPDDYWPTLRRVCDERGVLLIADEIQSGLGRTGTTLACELWDVKPDLVTLGKALGGGVVPVSAVVGSSDVLGVLTPGTHGSTFGGNPLACAVGLAVVGLLETGEHQARARDLGAHLHVRLASLVDDGLLTGVRGVGLWAGIDLDPARGTGRDLCEALLARGVLAKDTHGSTIRLAPPLVIDRPDLDLGMAALRDALTQLAADR, from the coding sequence ATGAGCACGGTCCAGCCGATCGACGTGGAGGCCTCGTCCCGCGCGACCGACCACCTCGCGCACAACTACCACCCGTTGCCCGTGACGATCGCGACGGGCGAGGGCGCCTGGGTCACCGACGTCGACGGTCGGCGCTACCTCGACCTGCTCGCCGGGTACTCGGCGCTGAACTTCGGGCACCGCCACCCCGCGCTGATCGAGGCGGCGACCGAGCAGCTCGGACGCGTGACCCTGACCTCGCGTGCTTTCGACCACGACCTGCTGCACCCGTTCGCGGACCGTCTGACGCGACTCGTCGGTCCGCTGGTCAAGGGCGGCGGCCCGGGCGCGACCCCGATGATGGTCCCCATGAACACCGGCGCCGAGGCCGTCGAGACCGCGATCAAGATCGCCCGCAAGTGGGGCTACGAGGTCAAGGGCGTGCCGGCCGGGCGGGCGAGCATCGTCGTCGGGCACGGGAACTTCCACGGGCGCACCACGACGATCGTGTCATTCTCCGACGACCCCGACGCGCGGGACGGCTACGACCCGTTCACGCCCGGGTTCCGCCTCGTGCCCTACGGCGACGCGCAAGCCGTGGCCGACGCGATCGACGAGACCACCGTGGCCGTCCTCATGGAGCCGATCCAGGGAGAGTCCGGCGTCGTCGTGCCCCCGGACGACTACTGGCCGACCCTGCGCCGCGTGTGCGACGAGCGTGGCGTCCTGCTGATCGCGGACGAGATCCAGTCCGGGCTCGGCCGGACCGGGACCACGCTCGCGTGCGAGCTCTGGGACGTGAAACCGGACCTCGTGACGCTCGGCAAGGCGCTCGGCGGGGGCGTCGTGCCCGTGTCGGCGGTCGTCGGCAGCAGCGACGTCCTGGGCGTCCTGACACCCGGGACCCACGGGTCGACGTTCGGCGGCAACCCGCTCGCGTGCGCGGTGGGCCTCGCGGTCGTCGGCCTCCTCGAGACGGGCGAGCACCAGGCGCGCGCCCGCGACCTGGGGGCGCACCTGCACGTTCGGCTCGCGAGCCTGGTCGACGACGGGCTGCTGACCGGTGTCCGAGGCGTCGGGCTGTGGGCGGGGATCGACCTCGACCCGGCCCGTGGGACGGGCCGGGACCTGTGCGAAGCACTGCTCGCGCGGGGCGTCCTGGCCAAGGACACGCACGGCTCGACCATCCGCCTCGCACCCCCGCTCGTGATCGACCGTCCAGACCTCGACCTCGGGATGGCCGCTCTGCGTGACGCACTGACGCAGCTCGCCGCAGATCGGTAG
- a CDS encoding universal stress protein: protein MTRAEIVLVGVDGSTPSLHALDWAAAYARQVGWPLHVVCSYSLPSFTAASLDGGYAALDDTAIQEGAKAVLAEATQRAEAAGVRTTAAIATGDAAGVLVELSKDYGLVVVGTRGRGGFTERLLGTVSSALPAHSRCPTVVVPLKNGPGDDDTLPAVNPLKRIVVGVDGSPSADIALRHAIKQARAWGAELVAVAGVPVGAGAGLLAWLPASIDHQQVLDDITEGLNVIVDRHEAENPDVTIKRIVLDGTGAELLTEFSTASDLIVVGSRGRGGFTGLLLGSTSQAVLHHSACPVMVVTKRCEDDSAPTVDDQAR, encoded by the coding sequence ATGACCCGTGCGGAGATCGTGCTCGTCGGAGTCGACGGATCGACCCCCAGCCTGCACGCGCTGGACTGGGCGGCCGCGTACGCCCGCCAGGTCGGTTGGCCACTGCACGTCGTGTGCTCGTACTCGCTCCCCTCCTTCACCGCGGCCTCGCTCGACGGCGGCTACGCGGCGCTGGACGACACCGCGATCCAGGAGGGGGCCAAGGCCGTCCTCGCCGAGGCCACCCAGCGTGCCGAGGCCGCGGGCGTGAGGACGACCGCCGCGATCGCCACGGGCGACGCCGCCGGGGTGCTCGTCGAGCTCTCGAAGGACTACGGCCTGGTCGTGGTCGGCACGAGGGGACGCGGAGGCTTCACGGAGCGTCTCCTGGGCACCGTGTCCTCGGCGCTCCCCGCCCACTCGAGGTGCCCCACGGTCGTGGTGCCGCTCAAGAACGGACCGGGCGACGACGACACGCTTCCTGCCGTCAATCCGCTCAAGCGGATCGTGGTGGGCGTCGACGGGTCGCCGTCGGCAGACATCGCGCTCCGGCACGCGATCAAGCAGGCCCGGGCATGGGGGGCCGAGCTCGTCGCGGTGGCGGGCGTCCCCGTGGGTGCGGGAGCGGGGCTCCTCGCGTGGCTGCCGGCCTCGATCGACCACCAGCAGGTGCTCGACGACATCACCGAGGGACTCAACGTCATCGTGGACAGGCACGAGGCCGAGAACCCCGACGTCACGATCAAGCGCATCGTGCTCGACGGCACCGGTGCTGAGCTGCTCACGGAGTTCTCGACGGCGTCGGACCTCATCGTGGTCGGCTCGCGCGGGCGCGGCGGCTTCACGGGACTTCTCCTGGGGTCGACGAGTCAGGCGGTGCTGCACCACTCGGCGTGCCCGGTGATGGTCGTGACCAAGCGCTGCGAGGACGACTCGGCACCGACGGTGGACGACCAGGCCCGCTGA
- a CDS encoding ABC transporter permease: MAATQTEVITTPEAQVLRAAIAIDQHPTRPSPLANTLTFAWRALLKIKHVPEQLFDVTLTPIIFTLMFTYLFGGAIAGDPETYLQYLLPGILVQTVLIITVYTGFTLNTDITKGVFDRFRSLPIWRPAPIVGALLGDTVRYTIASAITVGLGLAIGFRPDGGVVGVLLAVALLLVFAFAISWIFTILGLVMRTPNAVMGVSMLVLMPLTFASNIFVNPDTMPSGLKAWAEINPVSHLATAVRALMAGTATFDQIGWVLLASVVLTAIFAPITMHLYRTRN; encoded by the coding sequence ATGGCCGCGACTCAGACCGAGGTGATCACGACGCCGGAGGCGCAGGTCCTGCGCGCGGCGATCGCGATCGACCAGCACCCGACGCGACCCTCGCCGCTCGCGAACACCCTGACGTTCGCGTGGCGGGCGCTGCTCAAGATCAAGCACGTACCGGAGCAGCTCTTCGACGTCACGCTCACGCCGATCATCTTCACGCTCATGTTCACGTACCTGTTCGGCGGCGCGATCGCCGGTGACCCCGAGACGTACCTGCAGTACCTGCTGCCCGGGATCCTGGTCCAGACCGTCCTGATCATCACGGTCTACACGGGCTTCACGCTCAACACCGACATCACCAAGGGCGTCTTCGACAGATTCCGCTCGTTGCCCATCTGGCGCCCCGCCCCGATCGTCGGGGCGCTCCTGGGCGACACGGTCCGCTACACGATCGCCTCGGCGATCACGGTCGGGCTGGGGCTGGCGATCGGTTTCCGGCCCGACGGCGGTGTGGTCGGCGTCCTGCTGGCCGTGGCCCTGCTGCTGGTGTTCGCGTTCGCGATCAGCTGGATCTTCACGATCCTCGGCCTCGTCATGCGGACGCCCAACGCCGTCATGGGCGTCTCGATGCTCGTCCTCATGCCCTTGACGTTCGCGTCGAACATCTTCGTGAACCCCGACACGATGCCCTCGGGGCTCAAGGCCTGGGCGGAGATCAACCCCGTGAGCCACCTGGCCACCGCGGTGCGGGCCCTGATGGCCGGCACGGCGACGTTCGACCAGATCGGCTGGGTGCTCCTGGCCTCGGTCGTGCTCACGGCGATCTTCGCCCCGATCACGATGCACCTGTACCGGACGCGCAACTGA
- a CDS encoding aminotransferase class I/II-fold pyridoxal phosphate-dependent enzyme: MTTPASDTSTRLAEWQQAYTDLQSLGLKLDLTRGKPSAEQLDLSDALLALPGAGTVTDADGTDVRNYGGLDGLPQIRRIFAELLDVPVAQLLAGGNASLTLMHDTLAFAMLFGLPGSPRPWSREEKVRFVCPVPGYDRHFALCEAFGIEMVTVPMTADGPDAEAVAALVADDPSIKGMWVVPTYANPDGSVVSREVAERLVSMPAAAPDFRIMWDNAYAVHHLTDVETESAPALALAAEAGNPDRVLLYASTSKITFPGAGVAFMGASPANITWYKKHLAAQSIGPDKINQLRHAQFFGDAEGVRAHMRKHRDVIAPKFEAVDTILRERLGTSSGASWTAPLGGYFVSLDVVPGTAARVVQLAKKAGIALTPAGATFPYGKDPHDANIRLAPTLPPLDEVRVAIDGVATCVLLAAAEKAAA; this comes from the coding sequence GTGACCACTCCTGCCTCTGACACCTCCACCCGCCTCGCCGAGTGGCAGCAGGCCTACACCGACCTGCAGTCCCTCGGCCTGAAGCTCGACCTGACGCGCGGCAAGCCCTCCGCCGAGCAGCTCGACCTCTCCGACGCCCTCCTGGCACTGCCGGGCGCAGGAACGGTCACGGACGCCGACGGCACCGACGTGCGCAACTACGGCGGGCTCGACGGCCTGCCGCAGATCCGCCGGATCTTCGCCGAGCTCCTCGACGTGCCCGTCGCCCAGCTCCTCGCGGGCGGCAACGCGAGCCTCACGCTCATGCACGACACGCTCGCGTTCGCGATGCTGTTCGGCCTGCCCGGCTCGCCGCGTCCCTGGTCGCGCGAGGAGAAGGTGCGTTTCGTGTGCCCCGTGCCGGGCTACGACCGCCACTTCGCGCTGTGCGAGGCGTTCGGCATCGAGATGGTCACGGTCCCCATGACGGCCGACGGTCCCGACGCCGAGGCCGTCGCCGCGCTCGTCGCGGACGACCCGAGCATCAAGGGCATGTGGGTCGTGCCGACCTACGCGAACCCGGACGGGTCCGTGGTCTCGCGCGAGGTCGCCGAGCGCCTCGTCTCGATGCCCGCCGCAGCCCCCGACTTCCGCATCATGTGGGACAACGCCTACGCGGTGCACCACCTCACGGACGTCGAGACCGAGTCCGCGCCCGCCCTGGCCCTGGCCGCCGAGGCCGGGAACCCGGACCGCGTGCTGCTCTACGCCTCGACCTCCAAGATCACGTTCCCCGGAGCGGGCGTCGCGTTCATGGGCGCCTCCCCGGCCAACATCACCTGGTACAAGAAGCACCTCGCGGCCCAGTCGATCGGCCCGGACAAGATCAACCAGCTCCGCCACGCCCAGTTCTTCGGCGACGCCGAGGGCGTGCGCGCCCACATGCGCAAGCACCGGGACGTGATCGCGCCCAAGTTCGAGGCCGTCGACACGATCCTGCGCGAGCGCCTGGGGACGAGCTCCGGCGCGTCCTGGACCGCGCCGCTCGGCGGCTACTTCGTGTCGCTCGACGTCGTGCCCGGGACCGCGGCGCGCGTCGTCCAGCTCGCCAAGAAGGCGGGGATCGCCCTGACCCCCGCGGGCGCGACCTTCCCGTACGGCAAGGACCCCCACGACGCCAACATCCGCCTCGCCCCGACCCTGCCCCCGCTCGACGAGGTCCGGGTCGCGATCGACGGCGTGGCGACGTGCGTGCTGCTCGCAGCGGCTGAGAAGGCTGCGGCCTGA
- a CDS encoding ATP-binding cassette domain-containing protein encodes MTSAPDLAIEARGLVKHFKETRAVDGIDLAVPTGTVYGVLGPNGAGKTTAVRMLTTLLRPDAGTAHVLGHDVLAQPDAVRSLVGLTGQYASVDEDLTGAENLVVIARLYGFTTLAAKRRALDLMEAFGIAEAANRPVKTYSGGMRRRIDLAASLVMSPRVLFLDEPTTGLDPRSRNQVWDIVRVLVADGATVLLTTQYLEEADQLADRIAVIDHGKVIAEGTATELKRSVGEGSVTLRLASSGDRGRAAEIVERVLGAEVALAQDPYAFSARVPDDGADLAAQLLPALADAGIAVPEFTLGQPSLDEVFLALTGQPVDEDDDDRPGAEGNGPGADGSPRDGLRHSNDSTSNGEVA; translated from the coding sequence ATGACCAGCGCACCAGATCTCGCGATCGAGGCCCGCGGCCTCGTCAAGCACTTCAAGGAGACCCGGGCCGTCGACGGGATCGACCTCGCCGTCCCGACCGGCACCGTCTACGGCGTCCTGGGCCCCAACGGCGCGGGCAAGACCACGGCCGTCCGCATGCTGACGACCCTCCTGCGTCCCGACGCGGGCACGGCCCACGTCCTGGGCCACGACGTCCTCGCCCAGCCCGACGCCGTCCGCTCGCTCGTCGGGCTCACCGGCCAGTACGCCTCGGTCGACGAGGACCTCACGGGCGCGGAGAACCTCGTCGTCATCGCGCGCCTGTACGGCTTCACGACGCTCGCCGCGAAGCGCCGGGCCCTGGACCTCATGGAGGCCTTCGGCATCGCCGAGGCGGCGAACCGGCCCGTCAAGACGTACTCGGGCGGCATGCGCCGCCGCATCGACCTCGCCGCGAGCCTCGTCATGAGCCCGCGCGTGCTGTTCCTCGACGAGCCCACGACCGGCCTGGACCCCCGCAGCCGCAACCAGGTGTGGGACATCGTCCGCGTCCTCGTGGCCGACGGCGCCACGGTCCTGCTCACGACCCAGTACCTCGAGGAGGCCGACCAGCTCGCGGACCGGATCGCGGTGATCGACCACGGCAAGGTCATCGCGGAGGGCACCGCGACCGAGCTCAAGCGCTCGGTCGGCGAGGGCTCGGTGACACTGCGCCTGGCCTCGTCGGGCGACCGCGGCCGGGCAGCGGAGATCGTCGAGCGGGTGCTCGGCGCGGAGGTCGCGCTCGCCCAGGACCCGTACGCGTTCTCCGCCCGCGTGCCCGACGACGGCGCGGACCTCGCGGCGCAGCTCCTGCCCGCGCTCGCGGACGCCGGGATCGCGGTGCCCGAGTTCACGCTGGGGCAGCCGAGCCTCGACGAGGTGTTCCTGGCCCTCACGGGGCAGCCCGTCGACGAGGACGACGACGATCGCCCGGGTGCCGAGGGCAACGGCCCGGGCGCCGACGGCAGCCCCCGGGACGGCCTCCGTCACAGCAACGACAGCACCAGCAACGGGGAGGTGGCCTGA
- a CDS encoding MFS transporter: MSATFSSLKYFNYRLWFGSALVANIGTWMQRIAQDWLVLTVLTANSGVAVGVITALQFAPVLALSAWAGVLADRLPRRKMLMATQGASGLLALGLGALVLSGHVELWHVYGFALALGCVSALDGPVRQTFVAEMVPSDKLSNAVGLNSASFNAARLIGPGVAGLLIAAVGTGWVFIINGISFGATIFALSRMRTREMHKLPSASREKGQIREGIRYVRGRSDIIVIMVVLSVVSTFGLNFQLTSAMMARVEFGMGAGEYGMLGSILAIGSLTGALMAARRERPRVRLVIGSAFGFAIATGVMALMPSYTTFAIACIPVGFMSLTMMTAANTTIQMTTDPVMRGRVMSLYMIVFLGATPVGAPIVGWIAEAYGPRWAIGIGSITALLVSVGAAIWAMRNWKFTVSYRVTQRPHLLVTYPEGGAARRVGARGETRSRLGVDDAEDAATAA; this comes from the coding sequence ATGAGCGCGACGTTCTCCTCCCTCAAGTACTTCAACTACCGCCTCTGGTTCGGGTCCGCGCTCGTCGCGAACATCGGCACCTGGATGCAGCGCATCGCGCAGGACTGGCTCGTCCTGACCGTCCTGACCGCGAACTCCGGCGTCGCCGTCGGCGTCATCACGGCGCTCCAGTTCGCGCCTGTCCTGGCGCTGTCCGCCTGGGCGGGCGTCCTCGCGGACCGGTTGCCCCGCCGCAAGATGCTCATGGCCACCCAGGGCGCCTCGGGCTTGCTCGCGCTCGGGCTCGGCGCGCTCGTGCTCTCGGGGCACGTCGAGCTGTGGCACGTCTACGGCTTCGCGCTCGCGCTCGGGTGCGTGTCCGCGCTCGACGGCCCGGTGCGCCAGACGTTCGTCGCGGAGATGGTGCCGAGCGACAAGCTGTCGAACGCCGTGGGCCTCAACAGCGCGTCGTTCAACGCGGCCCGGTTGATCGGCCCCGGCGTCGCCGGCCTGCTCATCGCCGCGGTGGGCACGGGCTGGGTCTTCATCATCAACGGCATCAGCTTCGGCGCGACCATCTTCGCGCTGTCGCGCATGCGGACCCGGGAGATGCACAAGCTGCCCAGCGCCTCGCGCGAGAAGGGGCAGATCCGTGAGGGCATCCGGTACGTGCGCGGCCGCTCCGACATCATCGTCATCATGGTCGTCCTGAGCGTCGTGTCGACCTTCGGGCTCAACTTCCAGCTCACGTCCGCGATGATGGCGCGCGTCGAGTTCGGGATGGGCGCGGGGGAGTACGGCATGCTCGGGTCGATCCTCGCGATCGGTTCGCTCACGGGAGCCCTGATGGCTGCCCGCCGGGAGCGGCCGCGCGTGCGGCTCGTGATCGGGTCGGCGTTCGGCTTCGCGATCGCGACCGGGGTCATGGCGCTCATGCCGAGCTATACGACGTTCGCGATCGCCTGCATCCCCGTCGGGTTCATGTCGCTGACCATGATGACCGCGGCCAACACGACCATCCAGATGACGACCGACCCCGTGATGCGCGGACGCGTCATGTCCCTGTACATGATCGTGTTCCTGGGTGCGACGCCCGTCGGTGCACCGATCGTCGGCTGGATCGCCGAGGCCTACGGGCCCCGCTGGGCGATCGGGATCGGCTCCATCACGGCACTGCTCGTCTCCGTGGGGGCCGCGATCTGGGCCATGCGGAACTGGAAGTTCACCGTCAGCTATCGCGTGACCCAGCGCCCGCACCTCCTGGTCACCTATCCCGAGGGCGGTGCGGCCCGCCGGGTGGGGGCTCGCGGCGAGACGCGCAGCCGGCTCGGCGTGGACGACGCGGAGGACGCCGCGACGGCGGCATGA
- a CDS encoding MarR family winged helix-turn-helix transcriptional regulator, which yields MPPAEQTTPSSPTKAQCRPATLGGDLRVALTRVSRALRSQRGGADLPEGQFGVLTVLHKHGAMTPGALATHERIRPPSMTRTVNALVELGLVHKLEHDTDKRLVMVALTEAGVLEVKETRRRRDAWLTQQLTDLTPDERETLARASDLLTRIAAR from the coding sequence ATGCCTCCCGCGGAACAGACCACGCCCTCGTCCCCCACGAAGGCGCAGTGTCGGCCCGCGACCCTCGGCGGTGACCTCCGCGTGGCCCTCACGCGCGTCTCGCGCGCCCTGCGTTCCCAGCGCGGTGGTGCCGACCTGCCCGAGGGCCAGTTCGGCGTCCTGACGGTGCTCCACAAGCACGGCGCGATGACCCCCGGCGCACTCGCGACCCACGAGCGCATCCGCCCGCCGTCCATGACCCGCACCGTGAACGCGCTCGTCGAGCTGGGCCTCGTCCACAAGCTCGAGCACGACACCGACAAGCGGCTCGTCATGGTGGCCCTCACCGAGGCCGGCGTCCTCGAGGTCAAGGAGACCCGTCGGCGCCGCGACGCGTGGCTCACCCAGCAGCTGACCGACCTGACCCCCGACGAAAGAGAGACCTTGGCCCGCGCCAGTGACCTGTTGACCCGGATCGCCGCCCGATGA
- a CDS encoding C40 family peptidase, with protein sequence MNAVTNGARHRAARRPLSTLASAATASSVGRRTAVVAASSGLIVSMLGGTAANAAPVEQDSTKLNTVDLNALTAQARAALESAPAVTVAAEAGFAIESAAVAVTPAPEPVVERVVQTRATQTPSRSNERTSVAATTATTETAAAVQVPASAAGSSIVSIASRYVGVPYVYGGTSPDGFDCSGFTQYVFAQAGISLPRTSSGQGSVGTKVSRAEAQPGDLIWTPGHISIYAGDGMQIDAPRPGKTIQIRQIWQSNPTFIRVA encoded by the coding sequence GTGAACGCAGTGACGAACGGCGCACGCCATCGTGCAGCACGGCGCCCGCTTTCCACCCTTGCTTCGGCGGCGACGGCTTCCTCCGTCGGCCGCCGCACCGCTGTCGTCGCTGCCTCGTCGGGACTCATCGTCTCGATGCTGGGCGGTACGGCTGCCAACGCAGCGCCGGTCGAGCAGGACTCGACCAAGCTCAACACGGTCGACCTGAACGCGCTCACGGCCCAGGCCCGCGCTGCGCTCGAGTCCGCCCCGGCCGTCACGGTCGCCGCCGAGGCCGGCTTCGCGATCGAGAGCGCGGCCGTCGCCGTGACCCCGGCGCCGGAGCCCGTCGTCGAGCGCGTCGTCCAGACGCGCGCCACGCAGACCCCGTCGCGCTCCAACGAGCGCACCTCCGTCGCCGCCACCACGGCGACCACCGAGACGGCTGCGGCCGTCCAGGTCCCCGCCTCGGCAGCCGGCTCGTCGATCGTCTCGATCGCCAGCCGCTACGTGGGCGTCCCCTACGTCTACGGCGGCACGTCGCCCGACGGCTTCGACTGCTCGGGCTTCACCCAGTACGTCTTCGCCCAGGCCGGCATCAGCCTGCCCCGCACCTCGAGCGGCCAGGGCAGTGTCGGCACCAAGGTCTCGCGCGCCGAGGCCCAGCCCGGCGACCTGATCTGGACCCCCGGTCACATCTCGATCTACGCCGGTGACGGCATGCAGATCGACGCGCCGCGCCCCGGCAAGACGATCCAGATCCGTCAGATCTGGCAGTCGAACCCGACGTTCATCCGCGTCGCCTGA